From a single Larus michahellis chromosome 18, bLarMic1.1, whole genome shotgun sequence genomic region:
- the LOC141732858 gene encoding feather keratin Cos2-3-like, whose translation MSCYDQCQPCQPCGPTPLANSCNEPCVRQCQNSSVVIQPSPVVVTLPGPILSSFPQNTVVGSSTSAAVGSILSCDGVPINSGCCDLSGISSRYYGRRCLPC comes from the coding sequence atgtcctgctacgaccagtgccagccctgccagccctgtggcccaacacctctggccaacagctgcaatgagccctgtgtcaggcagtgccagaactcttCTgttgtcatccagccctcccccgtggtggtgaccctgcctggccccatcctcagctccttcccacagaacaccgttgtgggatcctccacctccgctgccgttggcagcatcctcagctgtgatggagtgcccatcaactctggctgctgtgacctctctggcatttccagccgctactATGGCAGAAGGTGCCTCCCCTGCTAA
- the LOC141732677 gene encoding feather keratin Cos2-3-like, which translates to MSCYDQCQPCRPCGPTPLANSCNEPCVRQCQNSTVVIEPPAVVVTLPGPILSSFPQNTVVGSSTSAAVGSILSCDGVPINSGCCDLSGISSRYCGRRCPPC; encoded by the coding sequence atgtcctgctatgaccagtgccagccctgccggccctgtggccccaccccactggccaacagctgcaatgagccctgtgtcaggcagtgccagaactccaccgttgtcattgagcctcctgctgtggtggtgaccctgcctggccccatcctcagctccttcccacagaacaccgttgtgggatcctccacctctgctgctgttggcagcatcctcagctgtgatggagtgcccatcaactctgggtgctgtgacctctctggtatttccagccgctactgtggcagaaggtgccccccctgctaa